In Deltaproteobacteria bacterium, the genomic window ATGGGGAATTTTCTGAATTTGTTCTGTCACCAGATGTGATAGGTCGTCAAAATTCTCGACGTACAACTTCACGAGCAAGTCATACTCGCCTGAGATGGAATAGGCTTCTGAGAAACTTTCGAGTTCCGTGACGCGATCCGCAACCGTTGCTAACGTTCCCGGATCAGTCTTCAGCATAATAAAGACAGCGCGCATGGTGCACCTCCTGTACTCTGCCTAGCAGCATAGCACAGAGCCTTTGGACCGAGGAATGAAAAGCTGCTCATTGAGGCTAGAGGCTCGAGACTCGGGGCTTGTGGGGAAGGGACTAGTCCCCAGCCCCTAGCCGCTATCTCATATCCCCCATCAAATCAAAATGTACCTTACGCGTTTTGAACAGCCACTGGTCACCGTGCTTGACGAGTGTGTCTTCATAACGGCCAGCCAGGCCGTTGACTAACGCTCCTTCGCCCTTTGACCGCACCACGACGATATAACTCTTGGCGGTTGCCTCGTTGCCATTCACTTTAATGATCTCATTCATCACGCAGTGTTTCATCATCGGGCTGCCGCCAGTGAGCGGGATGTTTTTGACAAACTTGCGTAACGCCTCTTTGCCACGATGAGTTCCTCGTGCGCCCGCTTCAAATGTCCCGTCTTCGGCAAAGAGATCGACCCATTTGTCGAACTCTGCCCCATCGAAATGAAAACAGTAATTGGCAATCGTTTCGTGGATCGCATCTTTTTCTTCCAAGACGTTTGACATAACGACCTCCTTTTCTGGTGTTAGGTTTTCTCTACCATTTCTTAAAGACAAAGAACACCGCGCCCAAGATGAACACGAAGCCAACGATGTAGTTCCACTTGAGCTCTTCTTTCAAATAGACCACAGAGAATACGCAGAAGACCACCAAGGTGATCACTTCCTGGATAGTTTTGAGTTGCGCAGCAGAAAACTGCGAGTGACCA contains:
- a CDS encoding DMT family protein, with the protein product MKTIILLTISNIFMTAAWYGHLNYKETALWKVILISWLIAFVEYCFQVPANRIGHSQFSAAQLKTIQEVITLVVFCVFSVVYLKEELKWNYIVGFVFILGAVFFVFKKW
- a CDS encoding Lrp/AsnC family transcriptional regulator; translation: MRAVFIMLKTDPGTLATVADRVTELESFSEAYSISGEYDLLVKLYVENFDDLSHLVTEQIQKIPHIRETFTLLTFHAFK
- a CDS encoding nuclear transport factor 2 family protein, coding for MSNVLEEKDAIHETIANYCFHFDGAEFDKWVDLFAEDGTFEAGARGTHRGKEALRKFVKNIPLTGGSPMMKHCVMNEIIKVNGNEATAKSYIVVVRSKGEGALVNGLAGRYEDTLVKHGDQWLFKTRKVHFDLMGDMR